The following proteins are co-located in the Camelina sativa cultivar DH55 chromosome 12, Cs, whole genome shotgun sequence genome:
- the LOC104733660 gene encoding vacuolar protein sorting-associated protein 27-like, giving the protein MLNGLKTLKVACGVWHTVAIVEVLSQTGTSMPSKKLFTWGDGDKNRLGHGNKDTYLFPTCVSSLIDYNFHQIACGHTLTVALTTSGHVFTMGGTSHGQLGSSISDGKLPCLVQDRLVGEFVEEISCGDHHVAVLTSRSEVFTWGKGSNGRLGHGDKEDRKTPTLVEALKERHVKSIACGSNFTSSICIHKWVSGADQSVCSGCRQAFGFTRKRHNCYNCGLVHCHACSSKKALKAALAPTPGKPHRVCDACYAKLKAGESSYNSNVSNRNSTTPTRSLDGSVRPDRDIRASKILLCPKTEPVKYSEVRSSRSESSIVRASQVPALQQLRDVAFPSSLSAIQNAFKPVASTSTTPSSSTRSSRRSSPPRSSGFSRGMIDTLKKSNGVINKEMTKLQSQIKNLKEKCDSQGTEIQRLKRTAREASELAVKHSSKHKAATEVMKSVAEHLRELKEKLPPEVSRCEAFESMNSQAEAYLNASEASESSTPRTTLGMGQQDPTPSANTRNQNIEEQASSSGGSMRSQEPSNIAETSEASSPSKAGGKELIEQYEPGVYVTYVLHKNGGKIFRRVRFRYFKLLHQIVRLLLSI; this is encoded by the exons ATGTTGAATGGCCTTAAAACCTTGAAAGTAGCTTGTGGCGTGTGGCATACGGTAGCTATAGTTGAAGTTCTGAGCCAGACTGGTACAAGTATGCCATCTAAAAAGTTATTTACTTGGGGTGATGGTGATAAAAACAGGTTAGGACATGGAAACAAAGACACTTATCTGTTTCCCACTTGTGTCTCTTCACTAATTGACTACAACTTCCACCAGATAGCTTGTGGTCATACATTGACAGTTGCACTCACAACTTCAGGACATGTTTTCACTATGGGAGGGACTTCACATGGTCAGCTCGGTAGCTCAATTTCAGATGGTAAATTGCCTTGTTTGGTTCAAGATCGACTGGTTGGTGAATTTGTTGAAGAAATATCCTGTGGGGATCATCATGTTGCTGTGTTGACATCTAGAAGTGAAGTCTTCACTTGGGGAAAAGGTTCAAATGGAAGACTAGGACATGGAGACAAGGAAGATCGAAAAACTCCGACATTAGTTGAAGCTCTAAAAGAGAGGCATGTGAAGAGTATAGCATGTGGCTCTAACTTCACATCAAGCATTTGCATCCATAAGTGGGTCTCAGGTGCTGATCAGTCAGTTTGCTCTGGCTGTCGTCAAGCATTTGGTTTTACGAGAAAAAGACATAACTGTTATAACTGTGGTTTAGTCCATTGTCATGCATGTAGTTCAAAGAAAGCTTTGAAAGCAGCATTAGCTCCTACTCCAGGGAAGCCACATCGAGTATGTGATGCTTGCTACGCAAAACTTAAAGCTGGAGAATCTAGTTATAACTCTAATGTTTCTAATAGAAATTCCACAACTCCTACGCGGTCACTAGATGGGTCGGTAAGACCAGACAGAGATATAAGAGCGTCAAAGATCTTATTGTGCCCCAAAACAGAACCTGTCAAGTATTCAGAGGTTAGGTCATCAAGATCTGAATCTTCTATTGTCAGAGCCTCACAAGTTCCAGCTCTCCAGCAACTTAGAGATGTTGCATTCCCGAGCTCGCTTAGCGCAATTCAAAATGCCTTTAAACCCGTTGCCTCGACTTCGACGACACCTTCCTCAAGTACAAGATCATCAAGAAGATCGAGCCCTCCTCGCAGTTCTGGATTTTCCAGGGGCATGATTGATACTTTGAAGAAATCAAACGGTGttataaacaaagaaatgacAAAATTGCAGAGCCAG attaaaaatttgaaagagaaatgtGATAGTCAAGGTACAGAGATCCAAAGACTAAAGAGAACAGCAAGAGAAGCTTCTGAATTAGCTGTAAAGCATTCTTCAAAGCATAAGGCAGCAACAGAGGTCATGAAATCTGTCGCTGAACAT TTGAGAGAGTTAAAAGAGAAACTACCTCCTGAAGTATCTAGATGTGAAGCTTTTGAATCCATGAACTCTCAAGCGGAAGCCTATCTAAATGCGAGCGAAGCATCTGAATCATCTACACCTAGAACAACCTTGGGAATGGGTCAACAAGACCCAACCCCTTCTGCAAACACACGAAATCAAAACATAGAAGAACAAGCATCATCCAGTGGAGGTAGCATGAGGTCTCAAGAACCCTCAAACATAGCAGAGACATCAGAAGCTTCATCGCCGTCTAAAGCAGGAGGCAAAGAACTCATTGAACAATATGAACCTGGTGTTTATGTTACTTATGTATTGCACAAAAACGGAGGAAAGATCTTTAGAAGAGTTAGATTCAGGTACTTTAAATTACTTCATCAAATCGTACGTCTCCTCCTCTCTATCTAG